TATCAAGATAATAAAATGGATACCAGTAGTCTTCCGTTTGCAGAATCCGTAATACTCCGGATGTCTTTATTTCTTCGACGCTTCTGAATTCTCGTGCACATATAATCGCACAAAGCAAGACAAAAAGCAGTACCGCCGCGATTCTCTTCATAGAATGCCCCCGCAAAGTATTTGAGAGATTATATCATTATCACGGAAAAAGGCTGAGCAACATCAATACATTAATTCTCCTATGAATTGAACTATCCAAGAGCTTTCTCCACCCTGTCCGCAGCGAGTTTCGCTGTAATAAGGCATACAGGGAGGCCTGCCGGATCGAAGCTCCACTGACCTACCTGAAAGATATTCTTCACCGGTGTATTGATCGATTTCTTCATCTTCATGAAGTCCCTCAAAGGAAAGGTCTCGGAAGGATGATAATTCCATCCTGTAATCGAACCACCACTGTTCAAGGTCTTCTCTTCCATAGTGAAAGGAGTGGCGATGATTCTGAACTCAATTTTCTCTTTTAGTGAAGGATATAGTCTAAAAAAGTTGGCCATTACATCATCGGCTACCTCTTCTTTCGTACGTTCATATGTCTCTATAGAAACATCATTTCCCCAGCGGTTCATAGCCTTTTGAGTTGTATTGAGGTTCAGAATTATTCCCGTCTTGCCTTCTGGAGCAAGAGACGGGTCTCTAAGGCAGGGAATGCTGATCTCCATTCCCGCCGTCTTGAAGTAGTCGGGAGATTCATAATCGCAGTATTTTGCAGCGACGGGAACATAGATTACGTGTTCTACATGTTGATCAAGATTCTCAGGAGCTGTGTCAACTCCCATAAATACGGAAAAGACAGAATCGGAAACCTGCGCTCTATTTAGTCTTTGGATAAAGTCTTTGTCAACGGCATTCTCAGGGAGGAGGCTGTTGTATAGACGCTTCGCGTCGGCAGCATTAACGATGAAGGATGCCTTCAGCTCCTGCCCGGTATCTGTAACCACTCCGGTCGGTGAGTTGTGTTCGAGAAGAATCTTCGTAACCTCGGTGTTTGTAAGGACTGTGCCTCCACTTTTTCTAATGAACTCTGCAAGCTCAAGGGGTATTCGTTCTATTCCACCTTTGGGATAGAAGTAATCTCTGAAGACCGTTGGGTAAGCAAGACCAAAAAATGCGGGAGTCCCGTCGAAAAAGGGCTCATCGATGATACTGACCAGTTCGTCATCGAGTATTCTAGCTCGTAAGAAATCTCTAAACGGTACATTGTTGTATTTCAGTTTCTTCAAGAAGCCGAGAAGCTTCTTGCCGTTCTTGAGAAACCAGGGAATTGATTTCAACTTTGTCAGGAATGTAGTCTTTCCGTAAAGCGGTCCCGACATGCCTGACAACGAACCCATAAAGCTGTTTAGTTCTTCCATTTCCTTAAGCAGATCCTCTATGCCGGATCTGCTTTCGGGAAAGCGTTTGCCTAGGAAGTCGAAGTACTCCAGAAGGCTTTCGTCCGATTCCATGGAAAAGACTTTATCCTCGAAGCCAGCGTACACTCTGTTCTTTACGAATTGTAGATTATCCAGGATACCGAAGTTCTCAAGCATTGGAAACAGAAGCCCGGCGTTTTCCACGGCCTTTATTCCGCTGTCGAAGTGGTAACCTCTGTGCTCAAATGAGGAGGAACAGCCTCCGGGTTTTTCGGCTCTCTCTACAAGTGCGACTTTCTTTCCCGCTTTGGACAGAAAGGCGGCACAACTGAGGCCAGCTATTCCCGCACCGATAACAATACAGTCGAATTTCATTCAATCACTTCCTTTTCAAGCCAGCTCAAGAGCCTTTTAACTGGTACGGGCTTTTTATCGAAGGAAAGTCTTCTACAACTTTTCTCGCAGTACCCGGCGCATTCTGAGCACAGTGTGTTGACTGTAGTTTCAAGTAGCCGCTTCTTCGCCCCTATGAAGTTACCCGACTCGAGACGCCTGAGAATTCCTCGAATATCCTTTCCATCGGGGCATCTTAACGTGCAATTTGGGATATCGCAGAGCTGGCAGGAACTGCTAATCACAGGAACGGTCTCTCTGTCGAGAACTGTATTCTCAAGGTCTACTGAATCTCGTCTCTTTCTCGAAGTATAGTGAACCCTTTCAACTTCAGGCTCCCTGTAGCTGTATTCTTTCATCCTTAGCCTTCTGAGAACAAGGTTTGCAGCGCCGATACCGGAGACCGTAACTGCAGGTGTCCCCATTCCCATAACTGTTGAATCTCCGCAGATAAAGAGGTTTTCCCATTCACTCCTGGCATGAAGTCTCTTTAGCAGTTCCTGACCTATGGATTGCTTCGGACCGCCAACACGCCCCTCGTTCTTTAGGGTATATCTTTCGATTGTAACTGGAGTTGCCGTCTCCAGATGTTTCAGGGATTCTCTCAGTCTGGGGAATCTCTTTTCTATTAGCTTAAGAACCCTCTCGGTCTCGACCTCTTTCATCTGACGGTATTCCTTTGTGCCGCGAGGGGGCCACTTCTTCTTTGAGGGAGCTATCATGGACATTACGTGAGTTCCTTCGGGACATACCGAAGGTTCGTCAATCGAAGAGATATAAACTGTGACATCGCTTTCGGCTATTTCGTCAAATTCCTCTACAAACATCTCCACCGGATTAGTTCCGGCCGGGATAGCAGAAGAATCGACGGCGGCTACACGACCATGGCGGGAAAAGTCGACTCAAGAGACTCCATCCATTTAACTCTTTCCTGACTAACAAACTTTTCGGGAACGATTCCTCCATAGAGGTTCCAGACCGTCCCACCGTAAATTACGAAGTCAGATATGATTTCGCTCCCATCTTCGAGCTTTATCCCCGCTGCCTTTCCATCCTTAAACAGAACCTCACTAACCCTGTTTTCGTACAGCATGTAACCGCCATTTTTCTCGATCGCCTTCTCAAGTTTGTTTGGTATCATCTGCGATGAACCTACAGGGTAGAAGCCTCCTCCTTCATGATTGTCTATGAACATAGTTACGGCCAGGATGCCGAGGGTTTCCTTTACGGTCGTATAGCAGTAGGTGGAAGTGAGAACATCGAAAAACTGATAAAGCTCCTTTGCTTCGGGGTCTATAAACTTTTGCATAAGTTCTTCAGTGCTTCTGAATAGAAGCCTGATCATTTTCGCCTGTCGTACAGGATGCTTCAGCAGAGATCTGAGACTGTCGCTTTTCTTCATTTCAGTAGGAGGGACAATTACCGGATCTGCAACAATCACGTTATGATATAAGTCGGCTAGATAGTTGTAGAACCTTCTGAGCTGTTCTTCATATCCGGGAAAGTTATTTCCAAGTTCTTCTATAAATCGATCCAGATCTGGCCAGAAAACTATTCTCTTCTCTCCGAAAGTCACGGCGTATAGGGCCTCGTGTCTTACCATTTCAATGTCTTCGCCGATCTCGTTGAAAACAAACCTGTGAGAATTGAAGCCGCGGTTTCCAAATCCGAATACCATGCCGACTGCAGAATCAAACGTAAAGTCATTTCTTCTGAATATCGAGCAACATCCTCCCGGAAGATAATGCTGCTCTGCAACGAGCACTTTTAGACCCCTGTTAACAAGTAGAGAGGCAGCCGATAAACTTCCGAGTCCAGATCCAATTACCGTAACGTCGTATTTGTTTCCAGGAAAGAACTTGCCGTTCATAGCCACCCCCTATCAATAAACATATGTTATCTATTAGAATTCTAAATTATTCGAAAGGTCTTCTCCTAGAGTTTTTTGCAGCTTGAGAATAGTTGATCGGCATGCGATATTAAAGGACAAGGCGGAGCATATGCTCCGCCTTCAAGATCTACTTATCGCTTTGAGGTGGTAGGAGGTTAACTTTACGGAATCATTACTGAATCTATTATGTGGATTACACCATTTGCCTCAAGTATATCCGTTACGAGTATCCCAGATCCTTGAATCTTGACTTCGTTTGGGTTGATCATCAACTGGCCGCCATTAAGAGCAGTCAGAGATCTCATGCCCAGGACGTCTTCAGCCATATATTCTCCCGATATGACGTGGTATAGGAGTATATTCTTTAGAGTCGGTATGTCTTTGAGCAGCGATTCGACTGTACCTTCGGGCAATTTTGCAAAGGCTTCATCATTCGGGGCGAAGACTGTGAAGGGGCCATCACCCATTAGCGCTTCTACTAGACCGGCTTCCTGAAGTGCTGTTACCAGTGTTGTAAGGGAGGCCGCATCGATAGCAATTTCAGGAATTCTTCTTGTCTCTCGTTCTGGGGGAAGGATGACCGTGTCTATAACATGAATTACTCCATTGCTTGCTTCTATGTCGACTGCCGTTATCATTGCAGTGCTCACGTAAACCTTGCCCTCTTCGACTTTTATTGGTATGTAGCCGCCTTCGACAGACTTCAGCGATTCAAGAGAGATCACGTCCGAAGCCATATACTTTCCGGGAACCACATGGTAGGTAAGAATTCTTGTCAGTGTCGGTATGTCGTTTAGGAGACTTTCGACAGTTCCCTCCGGGAGTTTTGCAAATGCTTCGTCAGTTGGAGCGAATACAGTAAATGGTCCATCTCCATTTAGTGTGCCCACAAGACCCGCCTTTTCAACCGCCGCCACAAGGGTACTGAAATTGCCTGCCGAAACCGCTACTTCTACGATGTTCTTGGAGAAACCAGTAAAAACCAATCCTATTAAAACCAACACCAGAAATATCTTTTTCATCATTTTCACCTCTATCAGAGTATTTTGTAATATAGTGTTCAAAACTAAATCGTTGACAATATGATTTTACTCCGCCGTTTTCATAGTTGTCAATAGGGTTGTACACAATATAGAATTGTAAGCCGTGATTTCTCTTTGTTTCTTTGAAAAAGCTACACAGAAATAATCATACGAACGCTTAGCTAATTCTTAATCAATGCTTTACTTGGATAATCATGGTTGTCGTGGCAGATGAGTACTTGACGAGAGAAAAAACGGCTTTAGAAGAAGTCTTTGAGAAGACATTGATCGGTTCCTATGAATTGGCAATCACGTATGGGTAGATCTCAACTCGGCGGAGCCCTTTTCGGTAAGCTTGAGATATCCGTCGTATTCAGTTACGAGCATTTCCTTATCCAATGCCTCGAGGGCGGTCTTGACGATCGATTCGTCAGACTGTGAATCGGAAATTCCCAAGGCTCTAAGAGGTTCTATATCTTGATAAGCCATAGATGCCTTTGCCTCGCACTCCAGCTGATCACGAGGCTGTATCTTGCCCTGATCGATCATGAAAAGAAACCAGCGCTTTAGCTGTTTCGCCCTGAACTTGTTGAAGAGGGAAAAGCCATATCTTTCGAAGTCAATCTCCTCTCCTCTGGCAGATCTTATAAGGTCTATCAGTAGCTCTGCTGCTCCTCTTAGAATTAGAAAGGAAACAATCAATCCTACTATGGCATCGGCGTAGGGAATCCTCATGAGAGATATGATAAGGCCTACTGCTACACTTACAGCTACTAGAACATGATTTCTTGAATCCGTCGACTGGGTAATCAGTGGGAAGGATCGGTTCTTAAGACCTGAATATTTTTGATAGAACCACAAGAGAGCGCATACTATTCCAGAAATTGTCACTGCAGTAAAAGTAAGGAGATCGGGAGAGGGAATCTCACCGGAAACGAGCCTGAATAAAGCCTCTATCAATGAAAAAACTCCAGTTGCTCCCATAAATAGCAACAGAATCAGGCTCACCAGATGTTCATGGTTCTTCTTCACTCCCCAGTACACGAAAACACTTGAGATTCCGTCCAGAAGAGTATCGAATGAATCATTGAGAAGACCCACACTGCCTGAAAGAATTGCGGTGGGAAGCTTCAAGGCAGCAAGGATGAAGTGAACAACTATAGTTATTCTCGAGACAGTTTCGGCCCTTGTCGCTTTTTCCAGAAGTCTGCCGCTATTCTGGAGTTCGGCGAGCATTTTCTTTGCCTCAGACTCTCCCTTTTCCGTCAGCGTAAATGTGTTCCCATTCTGAATTAACCACTTATCTTCTTTCATGTCTTCTATAGCGGAATCCAGAAATGAATCTAGATCAGTGGCTTCGTGCATCCTCTTGCCATAGGGGAAGACATCGAAGAAAATGCCGAACCTTCTCCCCATTACTGAGAAGTACTCTTTCAGTAGTTCCTTCGTGTTGCAGCCTTTAAGAACTGCAGCGGCCACATTCCATTCATGTCCATAATGCCTTGAATGATACTTGTGTTCCATAGACGCTCCAGCATTCTTCCAATCAAATTATGTATGTATCATTTTGTTTGTCACATGCCAAATGACGGACAGTTACCTAATTATAATACAACTAGTATTCAGCGAAAGTAGACCCTAATATAATGCCGAAAAAACGTTTTGCAAATCATAAACGCACTCAGCAAATGAATGCAATTTTGGCACGATCGAAGTAACAATATCGACCAAAGCGCAGTTATACTTTGGTGTCAATATCTAAGAAAAAACTCCATCAGTGACATTCACAATTCCAACAGGCCAGTAAGAATTCCCTGCAAACGCTTTTTCTAGGAAAGATTCTAAAGCAAATTCACACCTGGTATGGAACCTTTCTTGAAAATCGCTACCATGCTTACTGATCCAATTAGAACCGCTCCAAGTACTATCTCCTTCATGTAGAAAGGAAGATTGATCATAACAAATCCATTTGTCAGAACTGACAGTAAAAGAGAGCCAATAACGGTTCCCCAGATATTTGGAACTCCGTCTCGCAGAAAGACTGCTCCAATGAACATTGCGCTTATTCCCGGCATAAGATATCCGTCGCCCATAGCTGGAGTACCTGATCCAAGAAGCGAACCTATCATTATTCCGGCAAGTCCTGCCATGAATCCCGAAATCAGCAAGGCAATGAACTTCACCTTCCTAACTTTAATACCCACATGCTCAGATGCTTTTGGGTTTCCACCTACTGCGTGAAAGAATCTTCCGATCTTCGTATGTTCAAGAACAACCACATAAATAGCTATAATAATTGCGAATATTACTACCGGCATTGGAATTGTCTCAAAGAGAAAAGACCTTCCAAGGAATGGAAATATTTCCGGGAATTTCGCTGAGTAGTAGGTCGATCCTCCCGTAAGCCATTTCGTAAATCCGGCAAGAAGCGTCATCATTCCAATGGTAGTAATTATCGACGGAACCCCAATGAAAAGTATTACTAGTCCATTCAGAGCACCGACTCCCAAAGCTACCAAGAGGGAGATTATCCACGCGGGAATTGCTCCCATGAAGAGTTTTCCCATCAGTATTACACTAAGAACACCGGAGAACCCTGCAAGTGATGCGAATGACATATCGAATTCACCGGCTATCACAACAGTAGTTAGACCGATAGCGAGGATTCCCGTTATGCTTGCCTGTCTAATAATCGATAGAATATTTCTTACACTATAAAAGGTAGGTTCCATGAATGAGAATACGGCAAATACGATGATCAATGCAAATAACACACCGTATCTTCTCACTACTGAAGCCAGGTTTTCTTTTGAGATCATGACCTATCCTCCTCATCTAGCCCTTCCAGGTATTCTCCCTTGAATTGGCAGTTAGCAATCTGCGATTTAAAGAGCCATGGATAATATCTTTTCATCATCGAATTCTTCGCGAGACAGCTCACCAGAAATTCTTCCTTCTTTAAAGACATAAAGCCTATCACAAACTCCTATAAGTTCGGGGAGTTCAGAAGAAATGAAAATCACGCCTACGCTCTTTTCTTCTGCAAGATTTCTGATCATCTTGTAGATTTCGAACTTCGTCCCAACGTCGATTCCATTTGTCGGATCGTCGAGAATCAGAACGCTCATGTGGTCCTTTGAGATCCATCGGCCGATGACGACTTTTTGCTGATTGCCGCCGCTCAGAACCTGGACATCCTGATTGATATTTGAGTACTTAAGACTTAGTGAACTCTTGTCAAGAATGGTTTTAACGAGAGAGTTTTCTTTCCTGGCCGAGACAACTCCCAGGAGTCTTGAGAACTCATCAATATATGATATTGTCAAATTCTTCTTCAGATTCAAACTTGTAAGCAGTCCCTTTTCTCTTCTGTCGTCCGGTACGAGGAAGACGCCTTCCTCTATCATTCTATGTACATTTGGATCAACCTCTTTGCCTTTGACAATTACCCTGCCGGTCTTTGTTTCTCTCAGACCGTACAAGTGTTCTATTAGCTCGGTTCTTCCAGAACCAATAAGACCGTATAATCCAAGAACTTCTCCCTTTTTCAAGTGAATACTAATATCCTTAAGGAATCCCGAACCGCTAAGGTTTTCGACCTGTAGTATCGTGTCCCCGGAACGATTCGTCACTTCGGGAAAAAGGCTAGAAATATTCCTGTTCACCATAAGTCTTATCGCCTCTTCCTCAGAAAGGTCTTCCTTATCCCTTGTGGTTACTCTCTCACCATTTCTGAATATCGAAATCCTGTCTGCGTTTTCGAATACTTGCTCAAGTTTGTGAGTAATTAGTATTACGGAAACACCTTCATTTTTTATCTGATGGATTGCACTGAACAGCGACTTGACTTCCGACTCGGTAAGACTGGAAGTAGGCTCGTCAAGAATCAATATCTTCGGCTTGTAGAGGAAAGCACGAAGAATCTCTATGGCCTGTCTTTGCGCAGAACTGAGAAGCGCAACGGGGATGCCGAGAGGCACTCTTAGATTGTAGAGTTCAGATAGTTCCTCTGCTTTTGAAAGAATCGATTTTTCGTCTATCAGGAAACCTCCCTTGACAGGTTCCTCTCTCAAAAGGATGTTTTGAGCGCCGGTGAGATATGGAATGAGGTTCCGCTCCTGATAAACCATTCTTATCCCCAGTCTGAGGGCCTGGGAAGGGTGAGTGAGTCTCACTTCGGCACCGTTGAGAATGACATTTCCCTCATCTGGTCTCACTATTCCTGTCAGAACATTGCAGAAAGTGCTCTTTCCTGCTCCGTTTTCACCACAAATAGCGTGAATCTCACCCTCGAGCAAATCAAAGTCTACGTTGCTCAGGGCTTTGACCCCCGGAAAGGATTTAGATATTGATACAGTCTTCAGAACAACATTCTTATCCGACATATTAGACCTTCTTTCACCAGGTAATCCAGAATCAATATCGGGAGAGAGAATCCTCTCCCGATATTGGCCTCTAAAACAGGTCGATTACTGAATCTTGTATGGACCGCCAGCGTCTTGCCAGTTGAACCATGCATCTGGATCGTCTGGGTCCATTCCGTAATAACCGAAAACAGCATGAATAGAACTTCCTGGTTCGGGAACATTTGTCTCATCTGTTACATATGGAGTTGCATATATGACTCTTCCCGGAGGTACGAGAGAGTCTGGATGATCAGGTCCAATTCCCATTTCTACCTGGTTGATGACTTCAAATACGGTGTGAACGTAGTATTCGAATGGCTGACTTACCGTGGCAACAAATGGAGATCCACTTCTTATCATAGAATAAACAGCTGAACCTCCGTCTATACCGGTAACGAAGATATCGTCCTTGTCGAATCCTGCCTGTTCAATTGCACGTGCGGCATACTGACCAGGAGTGTCCCAACCGGCAAATATCCAGTCAAGGTCGTTTCCGTACTTCGTCATCCAGTTGACTGCAACGTTGAAAGCACTATCTTCGTATCCAACGAGAGGTAGAAATTCCTCAGCAACAAGCTCAATGGCCGGCCAATCTCTTTCGAAGAGTGTTGCAGCGACATAGGCTCTTCGTCTCATAATATGCCACTTACCACTGAAAATTGCTACTTTTCCTCTTTCGTTTAGCCTC
This genomic window from Mesotoga sp. UBA6090 contains:
- a CDS encoding phytoene desaturase family protein — encoded protein: MKFDCIVIGAGIAGLSCAAFLSKAGKKVALVERAEKPGGCSSSFEHRGYHFDSGIKAVENAGLLFPMLENFGILDNLQFVKNRVYAGFEDKVFSMESDESLLEYFDFLGKRFPESRSGIEDLLKEMEELNSFMGSLSGMSGPLYGKTTFLTKLKSIPWFLKNGKKLLGFLKKLKYNNVPFRDFLRARILDDELVSIIDEPFFDGTPAFFGLAYPTVFRDYFYPKGGIERIPLELAEFIRKSGGTVLTNTEVTKILLEHNSPTGVVTDTGQELKASFIVNAADAKRLYNSLLPENAVDKDFIQRLNRAQVSDSVFSVFMGVDTAPENLDQHVEHVIYVPVAAKYCDYESPDYFKTAGMEISIPCLRDPSLAPEGKTGIILNLNTTQKAMNRWGNDVSIETYERTKEEVADDVMANFFRLYPSLKEKIEFRIIATPFTMEEKTLNSGGSITGWNYHPSETFPLRDFMKMKKSINTPVKNIFQVGQWSFDPAGLPVCLITAKLAADRVEKALG
- a CDS encoding phytoene desaturase family protein; this encodes MNGKFFPGNKYDVTVIGSGLGSLSAASLLVNRGLKVLVAEQHYLPGGCCSIFRRNDFTFDSAVGMVFGFGNRGFNSHRFVFNEIGEDIEMVRHEALYAVTFGEKRIVFWPDLDRFIEELGNNFPGYEEQLRRFYNYLADLYHNVIVADPVIVPPTEMKKSDSLRSLLKHPVRQAKMIRLLFRSTEELMQKFIDPEAKELYQFFDVLTSTYCYTTVKETLGILAVTMFIDNHEGGGFYPVGSSQMIPNKLEKAIEKNGGYMLYENRVSEVLFKDGKAAGIKLEDGSEIISDFVIYGGTVWNLYGGIVPEKFVSQERVKWMESLESTFPAMVV
- a CDS encoding fasciclin domain-containing protein, with the protein product MKKIFLVLVLIGLVFTGFSKNIVEVAVSAGNFSTLVAAVEKAGLVGTLNGDGPFTVFAPTDEAFAKLPEGTVESLLNDIPTLTRILTYHVVPGKYMASDVISLESLKSVEGGYIPIKVEEGKVYVSTAMITAVDIEASNGVIHVIDTVILPPERETRRIPEIAIDAASLTTLVTALQEAGLVEALMGDGPFTVFAPNDEAFAKLPEGTVESLLKDIPTLKNILLYHVISGEYMAEDVLGMRSLTALNGGQLMINPNEVKIQGSGILVTDILEANGVIHIIDSVMIP
- a CDS encoding cation diffusion facilitator family transporter — protein: MEHKYHSRHYGHEWNVAAAVLKGCNTKELLKEYFSVMGRRFGIFFDVFPYGKRMHEATDLDSFLDSAIEDMKEDKWLIQNGNTFTLTEKGESEAKKMLAELQNSGRLLEKATRAETVSRITIVVHFILAALKLPTAILSGSVGLLNDSFDTLLDGISSVFVYWGVKKNHEHLVSLILLLFMGATGVFSLIEALFRLVSGEIPSPDLLTFTAVTISGIVCALLWFYQKYSGLKNRSFPLITQSTDSRNHVLVAVSVAVGLIISLMRIPYADAIVGLIVSFLILRGAAELLIDLIRSARGEEIDFERYGFSLFNKFRAKQLKRWFLFMIDQGKIQPRDQLECEAKASMAYQDIEPLRALGISDSQSDESIVKTALEALDKEMLVTEYDGYLKLTEKGSAELRSTHT
- a CDS encoding ABC transporter permease, whose product is MISKENLASVVRRYGVLFALIIVFAVFSFMEPTFYSVRNILSIIRQASITGILAIGLTTVVIAGEFDMSFASLAGFSGVLSVILMGKLFMGAIPAWIISLLVALGVGALNGLVILFIGVPSIITTIGMMTLLAGFTKWLTGGSTYYSAKFPEIFPFLGRSFLFETIPMPVVIFAIIIAIYVVVLEHTKIGRFFHAVGGNPKASEHVGIKVRKVKFIALLISGFMAGLAGIMIGSLLGSGTPAMGDGYLMPGISAMFIGAVFLRDGVPNIWGTVIGSLLLSVLTNGFVMINLPFYMKEIVLGAVLIGSVSMVAIFKKGSIPGVNLL
- a CDS encoding sugar ABC transporter ATP-binding protein codes for the protein MSDKNVVLKTVSISKSFPGVKALSNVDFDLLEGEIHAICGENGAGKSTFCNVLTGIVRPDEGNVILNGAEVRLTHPSQALRLGIRMVYQERNLIPYLTGAQNILLREEPVKGGFLIDEKSILSKAEELSELYNLRVPLGIPVALLSSAQRQAIEILRAFLYKPKILILDEPTSSLTESEVKSLFSAIHQIKNEGVSVILITHKLEQVFENADRISIFRNGERVTTRDKEDLSEEEAIRLMVNRNISSLFPEVTNRSGDTILQVENLSGSGFLKDISIHLKKGEVLGLYGLIGSGRTELIEHLYGLRETKTGRVIVKGKEVDPNVHRMIEEGVFLVPDDRREKGLLTSLNLKKNLTISYIDEFSRLLGVVSARKENSLVKTILDKSSLSLKYSNINQDVQVLSGGNQQKVVIGRWISKDHMSVLILDDPTNGIDVGTKFEIYKMIRNLAEEKSVGVIFISSELPELIGVCDRLYVFKEGRISGELSREEFDDEKILSMAL
- a CDS encoding sugar ABC transporter substrate-binding protein; translated protein: MKKRILISLLVVVTLTFSTMAFAGTEYAKDVTVAICGHGLEAESCQRDFQQVKIECAHRDWEFIDAMTVRDPAQQRETMETLIQKKVDAIVIIYWDMEAIADLILKATEEGIGVYCVDTEVKPGVILSCTQNNAVAGALMSYWGIQRLNERGKVAIFSGKWHIMRRRAYVAATLFERDWPAIELVAEEFLPLVGYEDSAFNVAVNWMTKYGNDLDWIFAGWDTPGQYAARAIEQAGFDKDDIFVTGIDGGSAVYSMIRSGSPFVATVSQPFEYYVHTVFEVINQVEMGIGPDHPDSLVPPGRVIYATPYVTDETNVPEPGSSIHAVFGYYGMDPDDPDAWFNWQDAGGPYKIQ